Genomic window (Desulfovibrio sp. X2):
CGATTTTTTCGCGGCGACGCGGCAGACGGCGCCTTTTCAGCGGCCTGCCTCGAGGGCCTCGATGTCGGAGATGAGCTTCGCGGGGACTTCGGAGCCGCACTCGTGGGCCTTGGCCACGTTCAGGCGGGCGGTCTTTGCGTCGCCGCGCTCGAGGGCGACGAGGGCGAGGTTCTGGTAGGCCGGGCCGAACTTGGGCTCCACGGCCAGGGCCTTGTGGCACCAGTTCTCGGCCGCGTCGAGCATGCCCTTCATGAAGTAGATGCCGCCCAGGTTGGCCATGGCCTGCACGAACTTGGGGTCCTGGGCCACGGCCTTCTTGAAGGCCGCGATGGCCTGGTCCGCCTCGCCGCGCTGCATGTGCACGAAGCCGATGTTGGCGTGGGACACGGCGAAGAAGGGGCGCTCGCGCGCGGCCATCTGGTTGTAGCGCAGGCAGGTCTCGAGGTCGCCGCGCTGCATGGCGATGCCGCCGAGCTGCACGTAGGCCTCCACCAGCTTGGGCGAGCAGTCCAGGGCCTTGATGAAGGACTCCTCGGCCTCGCGGAACATGCGCTTGGTCAGGTAGCCCATGCCCAGGTTGTAGTGGGTGTTGGCGCACTCCGGATTCTTGACCAGGGCGGCCTGCTGCTCCGCGATGTATTGGTCGACGTTCTGGGCGTTGGTCGGCATGGCTCTATTCCTCGTTTTGGTTCTGGCCTTCCATGTTCGTGACGTACCAGCGGGCGAAGTCGAACATGCCGAGGACACGCTCGTCCTCGTTGATCATGCCCAGGCACGCCTCGAAGGCGCCGCGCGCGTAAGTGTCGTTGTAGCGCTCGCGCGGCACGGTGTAGAGAAAGGCCCGGATGAGCTGCTGGGTGGTCATCCGGTTCTTGTCCTTGCGGATGTCGATGGGGTCCTTGGGCTCCTCGAAGGGATCCCACTTCTCGTAGCCGATGCGGTCGATGTACTTGCGCCGCCTCGGCGAAAGCTTCTCGTAGATGGCGCGCTTCAGCTCCTCGCGCTCCTCGGGCGAGACGTTGGCGGTCATGACTTGCCGCCTTCGCCCGGGCCCTTGACCTCGAGGACGTAGGGCTTGCCCTTGCAGCCGCCGGAGGCGGCCTGGGCGCAGCCGGAGCAGTCGCTCTCGCCGCACTCCCCGCACTCCTCGGTGGGGAAGTCGATGCGCTTGCCGGGCACGTAGGTCGCGGCGTCGGCGGGCCCGGTGGGCTTGTCGGCGGGCGCGGCGCCGGGCAGCTCGTCGGGCGCGAGCCCCGCGATCTCCTCGCCCTCGCCGTCCTTCTTGAGGCCCAGGTATTCCTCGTCGTACGTGTTCATGAGGGCCACGGACACGGGCACGAAGAGCGTGGCCAGGCCGGAGAACGAGCTGCCGAGGTCCTCGGCCACGCGCTGCGAGAGCTCCACCAGGCGGTCCTGGATCTTCTCGAGCTGCACGGTGGGATAGGGCTTGCCCGCCTCGAAGCCGGACAGGCCGCAGGTGCGGGTCTGCCCCTCGAAGGCCGTGGGGATGCCGTACAGGCGGCAGGTGATGGGCCGGTAGTCGTACCCGGCGCAGGCGCTCTCCTCGGTCAGCAGGGGGCAGCGCACGCGCTCGGCCGCGAGCTGGCGCAGGACCACCATGGTGTCCTCGCCGCTCTCCTTGGCCCGGAAGGCCTGGCGCACGATCTTGTGCTGCAGCCGCTCGGCCGCGTCGGCGCGCATGAGCACGGCGTCGCGCTCGCGGCCGGAGAAGGCCTTGTTGAAGCGGTCGTTGAGATAGGCGCCCTCGATGAGCGAGAGGTCGAAAAGGGCGTGGCAGCAGTCGTCGCAGCCCTGCTTGCAGGTCACGAGGTCGCCGCACTGCCCGCGCACGGTGGCGAAGAGCTTGTCCACCTCGGCCACGAGGGCTTCGTACTCGGCGAAATACGGGGAAAGGTCGATACCCATGCTGGCCTCCATGAACCGGCCGCACGGCGGATGCGTCACGCTGGACGGAGAGCGGAACCGGGGGCGCATGACCGGCGTTGTGCGCCCTGCCGCCGGTGCGACGTACGGTAAAAAAAGGGAGCGGCTTGCGGCCGCTCCCGTGATCCCGGATGCTCCGGGAAGAGCGCTTTACTCTTCTTCGACCGTGATGGCGTCCTGCTCGCAGACTTCGACGCAGGACTCGCAGCCAAGGCACTCTTCCTCGTTCACGGCCACGGCCTTGCCGTCCTGCATTTCGTAGACTTCGACGGGGCAGACGTCCACGCACTCGCCGTCGCCGATGCATTTCTCAACGTCGATGGTGATCTTGTAGCCCATGAGATTCCTCCAAAAAAAGATTTAATTCGGGTCTGTCTCCCCGTATGCGGAACCAGGATGGAACCGCCCCTGGAGCATTGCCTGCCGTCCGTTACGCCTCGCCAGACGAGGGGTGCGAACGAGTCGTTCTGCAATATCTTCCGAGTCCTGGCCTGTCAAGCGCGTGACCGGCCTCGAACCACCTTTTTTCACAGCCCCCGGGATGGCTTGCGAAGCCTTGTGGAACGGGCCTTTCAGGACCTCGAAGCACCGTCCGGATCGGTCGGACTTGACCGGATACGGAGCGCATGCGGCCGACGTGCCGGAGAGGGGGGCGGACCGCTCAGTCTTCGGCCTGGGTGGGGAGGTAGAAGAAGAAGACGTTGCCGCCGTCGTCGCGCTCGTAGCCCACGGCACCGCGGTGCAGCCGCACGACCTCCTTGATGAAGGACAGGCCGTGGCCCGTGCCGTATTCCGAGCTCGCGTTCCGGCTGCGGAAGCCCTCGCTGTAGAGCTTGGGCACGTCATCCTCCGGGATGGGCGCTCCGCTGGTGAGGACCGTGACGAGCACCGCCTCCTCCTGGTGGCCGTCGAAGCTCGGCACCACGCGCCAGTCGTAGACCAGCCTTGGGCCCTGGCCGTCCTCGTCGCGCGCGTACTTCACGGCGTTGGAGAAGAGGTTCGCCACCACCTGGCTTATGAGCCCCACGTCGGCCAGGACCTGCGGGTCCGGGACCTCCCGAGTGCCCGGCCCGGCCTCTATGCGCACCCCGCGCTCCTCGAGCCTCGCGCGGTAGCGCTCGAGCTGCGGCTCCACGATCTGCACGCGCAGGTTGCAGGGTCGCGGCTCGATCACGTAGCGCCCCTGCTCGAAGTGGCTGCGCCGAAGCAGCGTCTCCAGGAACATGGAGGTCTGCTCGTAGTGGCGGTAGATCTCACGGTACTGGCTCATCAGCGAGTCGAAGGCCGAGTCGATGTCGCGCTGGATGCGGCGGCACTCGTTCTCCTTCTCCGGGTCCTCCAGCGAGCAGTCGCTCGTGAACTCCGTGAACTTCGCCGTGATGTCGCGAAGGCGCATGATCCTGCTCTCCAGACGGCGGTAGAAGAGCTTGAAGTACATGTTCGGCACGATGACGTTGTGGCCGATGTCCTGCACCAGGTTGCGGATGAACTCCAGGTGCTCCTGGTTCTTTCCGGCGATGAGGCGGTTGTGGATGCGGTAGCCGATGCGGTTGGCGTACTTCTCGAAGAACAGCCGCTCGTGGTCGCCGAAATCGCCTGCCGGAAAGACCTCGAGCAGCCCGATGAGGTCCTTGTCCGGCTCGAAGGGGAGCTGCGAGAGCAACTCGTGGTTGCCCTTGATGGGGATGAAGTAGCGGCCGTCGGTGAGCGTCGGCACCTCCACGAGCACCGGCTCGGGCACGTCCGCGGGGGACTTGGGCGCGCAGCCGCCCTCGGAGCAGCAGCGCCACTCCAGGCGCTTGTGCGCGTTCAGCAGATACAGGCGGGCGCTCTTGCCGAAGATCACCTTGGGGATGAGCACGGTCAGGGTCCACAGGTCCTGCTTGTCCGTGAACTCCTGGGCCAGGTCGAAGAAGACGTTCAGGGCGCGGCTCTCGCGCTTGGTGAACTGGTAGTGCTGGTAGGCACTGAGCTTTTCGGCGATGCGGCGCGAGAGATGTTCCACGCGCCCGGCCTCCTGGTCGGGCGCCACGTCTTTCGTGCCGGCCAGATCGGGAAAGAGGATGTCCACGCCTACCGTGTTGCCTTCGTCCATATCGTCCTTCGCGTCCTGTCCGTTGCTTCTCCTGACCATTCTCTAAATGTCTTCGCCACTGCTTTGCAAGCCCCGCGCGAAACCTTCGGCAGCGCCCGGAGGCTTCATGCGCCGTTTGGCGGCGTTGCCAAAGGCGCCCCGCCTCGTGTACATGGTCGAGCACATTCCGGGGGGGATTGGGAGTCTTATGAAAGAAACGGCGTACCTGCTCAGCCGCGACGAACTTGTCGGCAAGTTCAGGAAGCTGCCCGTCCTGAACAACTTCGAGAACAAGTACCTCAGGCAGATCCTCTCGCTCAGCAAGCTGCGCATGTACGAGCCGGGCGAGCAGATCATCGAGGAGGGTCAGAACGACCGCTGGCTCTACATCGTCATCTCCGGCGAGGTGCGCGTGCACAAGGGCGGCGAGGAGCTCACCCGGCTCTCCCACGTGGGAGACATCTTCGGGGAGATGAACGTCATCGACGGCCAGCCCCGCTCGGCCTCCATCCACGCCGTCACCAACACCACCTGCCTGGCCATAGACGCCTCCTTCCTCGACAAGCTCGACGAGCAGGACAAGCACCCCTTCAACGCCGTGCTCTACCGCCTCTTCTCCGAGATCCTGGCCGAACGCCTGCGCGAGACCGACGCCGAACTCGCCCGCTGCCGCAAGGACCTCGAAAAGTACCGCAAGGCCTAGGCCGACAGCCCTCTTCCTGCACGGAGCCCTGCCGCACGCGCGCTTCCCGAGAGCGTGCGCCCCGGTACCGCTCGCCCAGGCAGACGTCGGGCGGGCGCAGCCGGTTGCCCTTCATGTCTGCGCGGGGTTTCGCGCATGGCGGACCGCTGGAATTGGATGATTTATCATCCAGCCGCTTTTATTTTCAGACCTTTTCCTTGTCGAGCAAAGAAAGAATGAAGAGCACGTGTGCATATGTATCCGTTGTGAAACGGATGCTTTTTTCATGCACGACCTGAGCGTAGAGGACAAATATTCACTCTTCCATGAAACAAGCATACTGATGCAGCTGTTGCTGCAGGCTCATTTTCCATTTTTGCACCGTCCAGATGAATGATCCAACGCAGCTTCTGGATCATGTTCCATGGCGTGTTCTCTTCGTTCTCGAAGGTCAAGGCCGTCCCGGAAGAGTGCTTGCCGCTCCACAGTTCGCCGAGCCATGCTCCATCCAGCCTGGACAGTGTGACATCGGCTGATTTATACACGGCTGCCGACCTGATCGATCGCCCATGGAAGCCTCCTGCCGCACGGCAGGGCCATGGTTTTCGGACACCGGCGCCCGCTGACGGCACTATCCTCGGGAGAATTGCTTAACAATGCGCATAAACTGGAAATATTCCTTCCTGGCGGCGATCCTGCTGCTGCCCTTCTTTTACTCCATGTGGTTCACCTTCCCCGCTGGCGACGACTTCATGTGCGCCAACCTGGCGCGGTATCCCTTCGACCTGTACACGAGCATCCAGCGAATGGGGTGGGAATGGTGGACATGGAGCGGGAGGTACACCTACCACTTCCTCTCGATATTCGTGGGAGACGCCGCCACGACGCGCTCCGGCTACGCGCTGGTCTGCACGGGGGTGGCGCTTGTATATTTCACGGCATTGCTGGGCATCTTCCGTGAATTGTGCGAGGGGCGCCACGTGGGCAATGCCGTCTTCTTCGCCCTGGTCTGCCTGCTGACCGTCTTCGCCGGCCACCGCACCTTGAGCCCGACATACTACCTGATCACCGACGCGCTGACCCTTGGACTCGGCAACGGGCTGGTCCTGCTCTTCATCTGGGCCCTATGCCGCGTGTGGTTCGCCGAGACCGTCACGCGGGGCGCCACACTCTTCGCCATCGTCAGCGGGGCCGCGGCCATCGGATGCTATGAGCATTCGGCCATCGCGACCCTCCTCGCCGCTGCGACCGCTGTCCTGCTGGCCCATGTCTACGACCACAGGCACCGCTCCACGTTCCGGCTGATCTTCAAGTTCATCGCCGGGTTCTTCCTTGTCTCCTTTCTGGCTCGAGGCAACTTCCGGCGCCAGACCAAGCGCAATGTCACCTGGGAGCTGATGCTGGAGCACCTGCTGACCGCAGGCAAGGACTGGTTCGTCTACTCGTTCTGGGGTTTCACCTCGGTCTTCCCTCTGACCGCGCTGTTCGTCTCCGGCATGATCAGGCCCCGCTGGAAAGTCTCGCTTGCAGCCAGGATCTCCGCACTGCGGGTTTTCCTCCTGGGGGGCATCCTCTTTTTCATACTTTCGGCCGGAATCGTCCTGGTGCACGCATTGAGCGACGTGACCGTGGGAGATACTCCGAAACTGCCTGCGAGCATCGGGCTTCTGACGGGCTACATCCTGGGGTTCGTCGCCTTGGCGTGCGGAGATCCCCTGCGCCGCCGGGTCGGGCGTATCCCTGTCTGGCTCCCGTCCCTGGCCCTGCTGGCCATCCTCGCCGCAACGGATAATGTCCAAAGGGCCGTGACTTCGGTGCTCAGCGGCGAAACGGCTGCCTATGGTGCGACGCAGGAGCGACGCTTCTCGGTTTTGCGCGAAAGCGCCGGACATTCCGTCGAGGTGGCTCGGCTGGATATCCACCCCTTTCCGGCTTCCACAGGGGAGGCCATCCCCGGCAATCCAGAGGCATGGCCTTCGCGCCACATTCGCCGGATGTTCGGCCTGACCGGCGTGCAGTCCACCCCTTTGTCCCCGAGCGTGGCGCTGGAAGATGCGGAGGCCTCGAAGGCCATCCATCCCACGGGCCTGCAGGTTCCACCCTTTTCCCGGACGGACATCGCCTTCGGGGTACGGGGAGGACCGAACAGGTCGTATGATTTCGACTGGCTCCTGCTGTCGGGCAAGGACATTGCGCCTGATACTGTCGTGACCGTCCTCGAGATCCCCGAGCCGGGAGGCGAACGCCTCATCCCGGTCGCTTTGCAGCGATGGCTCGACGGACGGGTCCTTTCCCAGGAGCAAGTGCGCCTTGGTTGGCTCGAGAGACTCGCCGGCTTTACACGCACGTTCGAGCTGCACGAGTGGCGCGTGCAGCCGCTACCCTCGGCAGCCACGGAATACGCGCTTCCTGTGCACAATCCGGCTGCGGGCGGTCTTCGCGCCCTTTACGTCAGTACGGACGGCACGAGATTCCAGTGTGCCTATCGGCGGGAATAATCCAGACTGCAGGCATGGCGGAAAAGACGGCGGCCTGCCCTCCGCCACCCGGCGAACGGGTGCAGGCCGTGCCTTTTCCCAGACGCGAGAATGCCCATTCAGCCAACCTGCCAAACGGCCTCCAAGGAAACCGACATGCCAGCAAAGCAGCGTACCCTCCGTTCGATCAGCCTCGTCATTCCTGTCTTCAACGAGGTTGAATCCCTCGGATACCTTCGCAAGGAGCTGGAACGCTGGCTCCCCTCCCTGGGAGACGTGACGGCGGAAGTCCTTCTCGTCGATGACGGCTCAAGGGACGGCTCGCTGCCTTTCCTGGCCCAATGGGCGGCAGACGACAGCCGCGTCAAGGTCATCTCCTTCAGCCGCAACTTCGGCCATCAGGCTGCGGTGAGCGCTGGTCTGCAGTATGCTCGAGGAGAGGCGGTGGCGGTGCTGGATGCCGACCTGCAGGACCCTCTCGATGTCGTTCACGACATGATCGCACGCTACGAGGAAGGCTACGACGTCGCCTACGGACAACGTGTGACCCGCCACGGGGAAACACGCTTCAAGCTGGCCACGGCCTGGCTGTTCTACAGGATAATGAGATTCGGCGTGCACAAGGAACTGCCTGTGGACGCAGGAGATTTTCGCCTGATTTCGCGCCGGTGCGTGGATTCCATAAATGCCATGCCGGAGACGCACCGGTTTCTGCGCGGCATGGTCGCGTGGTCCGGATTCCCGCAGGTGGGAGTCCCGTATGAGCGGGCCGGTCGCAGGTTCGGCGAGACGAAGTATTCCCTGCGCAAGATGCTTCGTTTCGCGTGGAACGCCATCACCTCTTTCTCCACCATCCCGCTCAAGCTCATGACCGCTGTCGGCGCGATCTTCTTCCTCCTCGGGCTCGGAGCCGGCGCCTATGCATTGTCGAGCCATATCTTCGGCCATACGGTCCCCGGGTGGACATCGCTCATGGGATTCAACGCCCTGGCCGACGGGCTCGTGCTCATCGGGCTCGGCCTCATCGGCGATTATGTGGGCAAGATATACGAAGAGGTGAAGCGCCGCCCTCTCTACATCATCCAGCGGGCTATCAACGTCGACGAGAAAGAAGGCGCACCCGACAATCGATAGACCAGGTGCGGCAGCCGGAACGTCCCGGCATCCGCCGGCCGCGCTCCATGCCCGGCGAGGCTGCCCGGCCGCGTCGGCACGCAGAGGGCACGATGCATCCCGCATTGCATTGCAACGACGCGCCGCCCCCCGGCAGTCTCCACCTGCGCTGACCTGCGGCGGTATCCGCACGAGTCGCCATCCCGGGTAGAAGCCATTTCCGCCCCCCTCGGGCTCATCAGGCCGGAGCCGCGCCAGAGGATCGCGCACATGCTTCGACAGGAAGGCCGCGCAGACAAAAAAAAGACCGGACACTGGGCCCGGCCTTTGCAACGTCAGCGATCAGGGACGGCTATTCTTCGGTGTCCTTGAGGGTGATGTTGAAGGCCACGTTGAAGAAGTGGTGGAAGAAGTCCACGTATTCGACCGTGGTGTTCTCGGGCACGTTGATGCGCGTGGGCGCGAAGGTGATGATGCCCTTGATGTTGGCGTCCACCAGGTAGTTGGCCGCGCGCTGGGCGCGTTCCGGCGGGGTGGTGATGATGCCGATCTCGATGTTCAGCTCCTTGACCTTTTCGGGCAGGCGGCGGGAGCAGATGACCTCGAGCCCGGAGACGACCTCGCCGATCTTGAAGGGGTCGCAGTCGAAGGCGCCCGCGATGTGGAAGCCCCGCTGCTTGAAGACCTTGTGGCGCAGGATGGCGCGGCCCAGGTTGCCCACGCCGACCAGGGCGCAGTTCCAGGTGCGATCGACGCCGAGCGCCTTCTTGATGGAGGTGTTCAGGTCCTGGACGTAGTAGCCGACGCCGCGCACGCCGAACTCGCCGAAGTAGGCGAGGTCCTTGCGGATCTGGGAAGGGTTCACGTCGCAGATGCGGGCCAGGTGCTCGGAGGAGATGACTTCCACGCTGTCGCTGTGCAGGCTCTCGAGGACCTGCACATAGATGGCGAGCCGCTGGATGGTCGCCCTGGGGATGTGTTCGCTCTTCAACGTACTCACGGTGTGCTCACGGGGGGCTCACGTTATCGTGATCTTTGTGAAATCTGTAACTTTTTCAAACGCGAAAACGGGGAGGCCCCATGGGGCCTCCCCTCTTCGCAGTCGTGACTACTGCAGGGTGACGCCGCCGACCCAGGGGTTGGCGAAGATGAGGATCAGGTTCACGACCAGGGCGTAAATGGCCAGGGACTCGATGAAGGCCAGGCCCAGGATCAGGGTAACGGTCAGCTTGCCGCCGGCCTCGGGGTTGCGGGCGGTGCCTTCGCAGGCGGCCTTCAGGCCAAGGCCCTGGCCGATGCCGCAGCCGGCGGCCGCAATGGCCATGCCGAGGGCGGCGCCCCAGGAGGTGGCGGTGATGGCGGCGGCGGCGCCGTCGGCGGCGAACGCGACGGAGGCGAAGGCGACCATGGCCATGGCGGCGAACAGAATCGTCAGCATCTTGCGCATGATGAAACTCCTTAAGCGTATAATGTTAGTGGTCTGAGACCATTTCCCCCAAGACTAGTGGGCGTGCTCCAGGGAGCCCTTCAGGTAGATCATCGTCAGGATGAAGAAGATGAAGGCCTGGATGGTCTTGGCCAGCCCGAAGAGGAAGTACATCGGGATGGTGGAGACCACCGGCGCCAGGGTGAAGAGCAGCACGAGCACGATTTCCTCGCCGCGGATGTTGCCGAAGAGTCGCAGCGTGAGAGAGAGCGGGCGGGCGAGGTGCGAGACGATCTCGAGCACCAGCATCAGCGGCGCCAGGGCCGGGATGGGGCCCATGAAGTGCTTGATGTAGCCGAAGCCGTGCTGCCGCACGCCCCAGTAGTTGTAGTAGAGGAACACGAAGATGGCCATGGCCGCGTTCGTGTTGACGTTGGCGGTGGGCGCGTCGAAGCCCGGCACCAGGCCTGTGAGGTTCATGAACCAGATGAAGAGGAAGATGGTCGCCAGGATCGGGAAGACCCTGCGGCCCGCCTCGCCCACGTTGGCCACCACGAAGTCCTCGAGGCCGCCGATGATGACCTCGAAGAAGTTCTGCAGACCGGCAGGAACCATGGACACGGAGCGCGCGACCAGAAGGCTCATGCAGATGAGCACCAGCATGACGAACCAGGTGAAGAGCACGTGCTCGGGCACATGCAGTCCCACGCTTTCCGCCAGCGTGGGTATGATCAGCAGCGAATGGGGAAGACCTCCTGCAGCGGCCATGCCTAAGCCTCCTTCACTTTTTGCCCGGCAACCCGGGTCGCGCCCCACACGAGCGCGGTTGCCACCACCGTTGTCAATCCGGCCAGCAACCCGCTGAGCGGCACGCGCAGCCAGACGATCAATCCGTACAAAGCCACTCCCGTCAGGCCGAGCCTCAGGTAGAAGCGCATGATCTGCGCCCCCACCGCACCCTGGCGCACCTTGACGGCGACCTGGGCGAAACCGGCCAGACAGTAGAAATTCACCGTCACGATCAGGGCTCCGGCCGCGAAGGCCAGGCCCCACATTCCGGTAACGGCGAAGAGCAGCGAGAGGACCGCGGCGAGAAGGATCTGCATGGCGACCAGACGGCGCACGTCGGCCTGCCGGAAACCGCGCTTGTAGAGCGCGGACTCGACATGGTGCCTAATGCTCTGGATCATCATCCTTTCCTTCCGCCTTCCGGGCGTCCTCTTCCGCTTCCTCTGCCGCCGCAGCCTGCTGCATCTTGCGTACGTCCTCGAACATGTTCTTGAAGCCCGCGACGATTCCAGCGATGAGCCAGAACAGCATCACCCAGGGCTTCCAGCACAGGCCGTGGTCACACAGCCACTTTTCGAGAAAGTACCCTATCGCCAACCCGACGAAGGTGCAGGTGACCATGTGAATGCCCATGGTCGCTGCGTTGGCAAAATAACCCCACGCTCCGGATTTCTTGCTGGTCACTTCTGCGCCTGTCGTTGGGTCCGCGTTCTCGCCGGGCCCCCCGCCGGGGCCTCGTGCAGAGGACCTCTCCGGACTCGTTCTTGAATTCACAAGTAGGAACGGCACCTACCATGCACCTCCTGTCAAGTCAATCGCCGGGGGCCGAAAAATATACAGCGAGGCCGCGCTGCCCTTGGCTCGCGCAATTTCTCCCGCGCCCGCGCGAAGCTCCCGGACCGCTCCCCCGTGACATTCCGGGGGGAAGAATTTACTTTAAGCAGCTCACTATCCCCAAGCGAGGTATCAATGGCCGCACCCAAGTCCCTGCCCGTCTCCAAGCTCTCCGCCCGGCTCGAACCGGACAAGGTCCCGTTCGCCGACTCCACGGCCATACCCCACTCGGGCAAGGCCCAGGGGCAGCAGCCCCGCGCACTGCAGGCCTTCGAGCTCGGCCTGGCCATCCCCGGCGGCGAGCACCACATCTTTCTGTCCGGAGAGCCGGAACTCGGCAGGACCTATTTCGTGCGGCGCCTCCTCGCGCCCCGCGCGGCCCGCCTCCCCGCCCCGCCGGACCAGCTCTACCTGAACAACTTCGAGGACCCGGACCGCCCCCTGGCGGTCTCCCTGCCCGCCGGAACCGGCCGCCGCTTCAAGGCCGCCATGGCCAAGGCCGTCAGCGGCCTGCAGGGCGACATCCCCGCCCGCCTCGAGCAGGACGCCTTCCACAAGCAGCGCGAGGCCCTGGTCGCGGGCTTCGCCTCCCGGCGCGACGCCATCTACCGCGAGATGGAGCAGATGGCCGAGCAGCAGGGCTTCGCCCTGGCCTTCGACGACAACGGCGGCATGACCCTCGTGCCCCTGTGGGAAGGCAAGCTCGTCAACCAGCCCGAGTTCGACCGCCTCTCCCCCCAGGTCCAGAAGAGCCTGCGCGCCGCGCGCGACCAGCTCCTCTCCGAGCTGATGAAGATGCTGCGCCGCATCCAGGCCGAGGAAAAGAACCTGCGCGAGGACGAGGCCAACCTCGAGAAGGCCCTGGTCCAGTCCTCCCTGGACGAGCACCTGG
Coding sequences:
- a CDS encoding glycosyltransferase family 2 protein, whose amino-acid sequence is MPAKQRTLRSISLVIPVFNEVESLGYLRKELERWLPSLGDVTAEVLLVDDGSRDGSLPFLAQWAADDSRVKVISFSRNFGHQAAVSAGLQYARGEAVAVLDADLQDPLDVVHDMIARYEEGYDVAYGQRVTRHGETRFKLATAWLFYRIMRFGVHKELPVDAGDFRLISRRCVDSINAMPETHRFLRGMVAWSGFPQVGVPYERAGRRFGETKYSLRKMLRFAWNAITSFSTIPLKLMTAVGAIFFLLGLGAGAYALSSHIFGHTVPGWTSLMGFNALADGLVLIGLGLIGDYVGKIYEEVKRRPLYIIQRAINVDEKEGAPDNR
- a CDS encoding ATP synthase subunit I, with protein sequence MIQSIRHHVESALYKRGFRQADVRRLVAMQILLAAVLSLLFAVTGMWGLAFAAGALIVTVNFYCLAGFAQVAVKVRQGAVGAQIMRFYLRLGLTGVALYGLIVWLRVPLSGLLAGLTTVVATALVWGATRVAGQKVKEA
- the atpB gene encoding F0F1 ATP synthase subunit A; the encoded protein is MAAAGGLPHSLLIIPTLAESVGLHVPEHVLFTWFVMLVLICMSLLVARSVSMVPAGLQNFFEVIIGGLEDFVVANVGEAGRRVFPILATIFLFIWFMNLTGLVPGFDAPTANVNTNAAMAIFVFLYYNYWGVRQHGFGYIKHFMGPIPALAPLMLVLEIVSHLARPLSLTLRLFGNIRGEEIVLVLLFTLAPVVSTIPMYFLFGLAKTIQAFIFFILTMIYLKGSLEHAH
- a CDS encoding sensor histidine kinase KdpD, with protein sequence MDEGNTVGVDILFPDLAGTKDVAPDQEAGRVEHLSRRIAEKLSAYQHYQFTKRESRALNVFFDLAQEFTDKQDLWTLTVLIPKVIFGKSARLYLLNAHKRLEWRCCSEGGCAPKSPADVPEPVLVEVPTLTDGRYFIPIKGNHELLSQLPFEPDKDLIGLLEVFPAGDFGDHERLFFEKYANRIGYRIHNRLIAGKNQEHLEFIRNLVQDIGHNVIVPNMYFKLFYRRLESRIMRLRDITAKFTEFTSDCSLEDPEKENECRRIQRDIDSAFDSLMSQYREIYRHYEQTSMFLETLLRRSHFEQGRYVIEPRPCNLRVQIVEPQLERYRARLEERGVRIEAGPGTREVPDPQVLADVGLISQVVANLFSNAVKYARDEDGQGPRLVYDWRVVPSFDGHQEEAVLVTVLTSGAPIPEDDVPKLYSEGFRSRNASSEYGTGHGLSFIKEVVRLHRGAVGYERDDGGNVFFFYLPTQAED
- a CDS encoding Crp/Fnr family transcriptional regulator; translation: MKETAYLLSRDELVGKFRKLPVLNNFENKYLRQILSLSKLRMYEPGEQIIEEGQNDRWLYIVISGEVRVHKGGEELTRLSHVGDIFGEMNVIDGQPRSASIHAVTNTTCLAIDASFLDKLDEQDKHPFNAVLYRLFSEILAERLRETDAELARCRKDLEKYRKA
- the atpE gene encoding ATP synthase F0 subunit C → MRKMLTILFAAMAMVAFASVAFAADGAAAAITATSWGAALGMAIAAAGCGIGQGLGLKAACEGTARNPEAGGKLTVTLILGLAFIESLAIYALVVNLILIFANPWVGGVTLQ
- a CDS encoding redox-sensing transcriptional repressor Rex: MSTLKSEHIPRATIQRLAIYVQVLESLHSDSVEVISSEHLARICDVNPSQIRKDLAYFGEFGVRGVGYYVQDLNTSIKKALGVDRTWNCALVGVGNLGRAILRHKVFKQRGFHIAGAFDCDPFKIGEVVSGLEVICSRRLPEKVKELNIEIGIITTPPERAQRAANYLVDANIKGIITFAPTRINVPENTTVEYVDFFHHFFNVAFNITLKDTEE
- a CDS encoding ferredoxin, whose amino-acid sequence is MGYKITIDVEKCIGDGECVDVCPVEVYEMQDGKAVAVNEEECLGCESCVEVCEQDAITVEEE
- a CDS encoding AtpZ/AtpI family protein encodes the protein MTSKKSGAWGYFANAATMGIHMVTCTFVGLAIGYFLEKWLCDHGLCWKPWVMLFWLIAGIVAGFKNMFEDVRKMQQAAAAEEAEEDARKAEGKDDDPEH
- a CDS encoding tetratricopeptide repeat protein, which gives rise to MPTNAQNVDQYIAEQQAALVKNPECANTHYNLGMGYLTKRMFREAEESFIKALDCSPKLVEAYVQLGGIAMQRGDLETCLRYNQMAARERPFFAVSHANIGFVHMQRGEADQAIAAFKKAVAQDPKFVQAMANLGGIYFMKGMLDAAENWCHKALAVEPKFGPAYQNLALVALERGDAKTARLNVAKAHECGSEVPAKLISDIEALEAGR
- a CDS encoding YkgJ family cysteine cluster protein; the protein is MGIDLSPYFAEYEALVAEVDKLFATVRGQCGDLVTCKQGCDDCCHALFDLSLIEGAYLNDRFNKAFSGRERDAVLMRADAAERLQHKIVRQAFRAKESGEDTMVVLRQLAAERVRCPLLTEESACAGYDYRPITCRLYGIPTAFEGQTRTCGLSGFEAGKPYPTVQLEKIQDRLVELSQRVAEDLGSSFSGLATLFVPVSVALMNTYDEEYLGLKKDGEGEEIAGLAPDELPGAAPADKPTGPADAATYVPGKRIDFPTEECGECGESDCSGCAQAASGGCKGKPYVLEVKGPGEGGKS